The Microbacterium sp. LWO12-1.2 genome includes a window with the following:
- a CDS encoding DeoR/GlpR family DNA-binding transcription regulator, with translation MKRAARLNAILDLLADAGEVTVEDLVEQFGASAATTRRDLDSLAEQRLLTRTHGGAVAQAVAYELPIRYKSHLRTHEKAGIAQAAADLVAPGMVVGLSGGTTTTAIAAALAARDDLASGAGITVVTNAVNIAAQLATRPDIKVVVTGGVIHSRSYELVGPFVEQLLRGVRLDIAFIGVNGMDAESGATTHDEREAAVNRMMAERARRAVVVTDSSKLGVVAFAAVGGVDLFPTVLTDAGADPDAVAALRDAGHEVLLAG, from the coding sequence ATGAAGCGCGCCGCACGCCTGAACGCGATCCTCGATCTGCTGGCCGACGCCGGCGAGGTGACGGTCGAGGATCTGGTCGAGCAGTTCGGCGCCTCGGCCGCGACGACGCGTCGTGACCTCGACTCGCTCGCGGAGCAGCGGCTGCTCACCCGCACGCACGGGGGCGCGGTCGCGCAGGCGGTCGCCTACGAGCTGCCCATCCGCTACAAGAGCCATCTGCGCACGCACGAGAAGGCGGGCATCGCCCAGGCCGCAGCCGACCTGGTTGCCCCGGGCATGGTCGTCGGACTCTCCGGAGGCACCACGACCACCGCGATCGCCGCGGCCCTCGCCGCTCGCGACGACCTCGCCTCCGGCGCCGGGATCACGGTGGTCACGAACGCCGTGAACATCGCCGCCCAGCTGGCGACCCGCCCCGACATCAAGGTCGTCGTCACCGGCGGCGTCATCCACTCCCGCAGCTACGAGCTCGTCGGCCCCTTCGTCGAGCAGCTGCTGCGCGGCGTGCGCCTCGACATCGCCTTCATCGGTGTCAACGGTATGGATGCCGAGTCCGGCGCGACCACGCACGACGAGCGCGAGGCGGCCGTGAACCGCATGATGGCCGAGCGCGCCCGCCGCGCCGTGGTGGTCACCGACAGCAGCAAGCTCGGTGTCGTGGCTTTCGCCGCGGTCGGCGGCGTCGACCTGTTCCCGACCGTGCTGACGGATGCCGGAGCGGATCCCGATGCGGTGGCCGCGCTGCGGGACGCCGGGCACGAGGTACTGCTCGCCGGGTGA
- a CDS encoding 1-phosphofructokinase family hexose kinase: MILTVTPNPALDLTWHVSRLTIGETHRADAGAVRAGGKGLNVARVAHAEGAAVRAITTAGGRSGAEFAEELVRSGVPHALVPVAQDTRRSIAIVDEALGDTTIINERGLNPSDQEWADLLAAVVDALPSARVLVISGSLPPGAPDGFLPLLIAVAKDAGVPVIVDTSGPALLQAADAGASVLKPNRAELAEATGITDPIDGAHALLARGAELVLLSLGASGMLAVTASDLVRARLDEPLAGNPTGAGDAAVAACAVLYAEGERDPELILRRAAAWSAAAVLMPLAGDISPQWPALAAQLRVSHPDPDAVRKDLS; encoded by the coding sequence ATGATCCTCACCGTCACCCCGAACCCGGCCCTCGATCTCACCTGGCACGTCTCGCGTCTCACGATCGGCGAGACGCATCGCGCCGACGCCGGTGCCGTGCGGGCCGGGGGTAAGGGGCTCAACGTGGCACGGGTCGCGCATGCCGAGGGGGCGGCGGTGCGGGCGATCACGACCGCCGGCGGGCGCAGCGGCGCGGAGTTCGCGGAGGAGCTCGTGCGCAGCGGGGTGCCACACGCGCTGGTGCCGGTCGCGCAGGACACCCGTCGCAGCATCGCGATCGTCGACGAAGCCCTCGGCGACACCACGATCATCAACGAGCGCGGCCTCAACCCGAGCGACCAGGAGTGGGCCGACCTGCTCGCCGCCGTGGTCGACGCCCTCCCGAGCGCGCGCGTGCTCGTGATCTCTGGCAGCCTCCCACCCGGCGCTCCGGACGGCTTCCTGCCGCTGCTGATCGCGGTGGCGAAGGATGCCGGAGTGCCGGTGATCGTCGACACCTCCGGGCCCGCCCTGCTGCAGGCGGCGGACGCCGGGGCATCCGTCCTGAAGCCGAATCGCGCCGAGCTCGCGGAGGCCACCGGGATCACCGACCCCATCGACGGTGCACACGCGTTGCTCGCCCGAGGCGCAGAGCTCGTGCTGCTCTCGCTCGGTGCCTCCGGGATGCTGGCGGTCACGGCATCCGACCTCGTGCGCGCCCGCCTCGACGAGCCTCTCGCCGGCAACCCGACCGGTGCCGGCGATGCCGCGGTGGCCGCCTGTGCGGTGCTGTACGCCGAGGGTGAGCGCGACCCCGAACTGATCCTGCGCCGTGCGGCCGCCTGGTCGGCGGCGGCCGTGCTGATGCCCCTCGCCGGCGACATCTCTCCGCAGTGGCCGGCGCTCGCCGCGCAGCTGCGCGTCTCGCATCCCGACCCCGACGCCGTCCGGAAGGACCTCTCGTGA
- a CDS encoding carbohydrate ABC transporter permease — protein sequence MSQTTQSSNLAGATTGRPRTPDTPRGRSRGKDLLQALPWIAPALVLIIGVVLFPAGVMFYNSTRDISLSGLDKGSVGFDNFATVFAFAEFWPIFFRTIVWVVSVVLFTVVISLGLAQILNKAFPGRQIVRMAVIVPWAASVVMTTMVFYYSLEPYFGVFNKFLYDIGLSSDSVGYGWTKNPTTAFIWSIVIAIFVSLPFTTYTILAGLQAVPADALEAAKMDGAGATRTYWSIVLPQLRSALAVAILINIINVFNSLPILKVMTGSIPGYGADTIMTMIFKYIELQKKVDVASALSVIAFLIVIVIVAAYVKIVKPMKEV from the coding sequence ATGAGCCAGACGACACAGTCCTCGAACCTGGCGGGGGCGACCACTGGTCGCCCCCGCACCCCCGACACCCCGCGGGGGAGGTCGCGAGGGAAGGACCTCCTCCAGGCGCTGCCCTGGATCGCACCGGCGCTGGTGCTCATCATCGGCGTCGTGCTGTTCCCCGCCGGCGTCATGTTCTACAACTCCACGCGGGACATCTCCCTCTCGGGGCTCGACAAAGGTTCCGTGGGCTTCGACAACTTCGCCACGGTCTTCGCTTTCGCCGAGTTCTGGCCGATCTTCTTCCGCACCATCGTGTGGGTCGTCTCGGTCGTGCTGTTCACGGTCGTGATCTCACTCGGACTCGCACAGATCCTGAACAAGGCCTTCCCCGGGCGACAGATCGTGCGCATGGCCGTGATCGTGCCCTGGGCGGCATCCGTCGTGATGACGACCATGGTCTTCTACTACAGCCTCGAGCCGTACTTCGGGGTCTTCAACAAGTTCCTGTACGACATCGGACTCTCGTCCGACTCGGTCGGCTACGGCTGGACCAAGAACCCGACGACCGCGTTCATCTGGTCGATCGTGATCGCGATCTTCGTGTCGCTGCCCTTCACGACCTACACGATCCTGGCCGGACTCCAGGCGGTGCCCGCCGACGCGCTCGAGGCCGCGAAGATGGACGGCGCCGGAGCCACCCGCACCTACTGGTCGATCGTGCTGCCCCAGCTGCGCAGCGCGCTGGCCGTCGCGATCCTCATCAACATCATCAACGTCTTCAACTCGCTGCCGATCCTGAAGGTGATGACCGGGTCGATCCCCGGATACGGCGCCGACACGATCATGACGATGATCTTCAAGTACATCGAGCTGCAGAAGAAGGTCGATGTCGCGAGCGCCCTGTCGGTGATCGCCTTCCTGATCGTGATCGTGATCGTCGCGGCCTACGTGAAGATCGTCAAGCCCATGAAGGAGGTCTGA
- a CDS encoding ROK family protein — MTRSDPAASVPDAVRDASGEVLAAVRGLGAGVPVLAFDVGGTDIKSALFDADGTALGLRRTPTPVVDGDRTEVIIERLGVLAAELRAAHPDVVPQAVGLVVPGIVDAEAGLGVFASNLGWHDSPLRELASARLGLPVAFDHDVRAASWAERLLGGARDYENAVVLVIGTGIAGALLVGGVPYTAGGYAGEIGHSPVAEGPICPCGARGCLEAVASAGAIARRYHEATGVAPNGAKDVIARAAAGDQPAADIWNSALDALALSLAQLTAVIAPEAVVIGGGLSRAGGALFDELRERLAARLSFHRLPVLVPAELSGNAGLLGAALRAREVA, encoded by the coding sequence ATGACCAGGTCTGACCCCGCCGCCTCCGTGCCCGACGCCGTGCGCGACGCCTCGGGCGAGGTGCTTGCGGCGGTTCGCGGGTTGGGTGCCGGCGTGCCGGTGCTGGCGTTCGATGTGGGAGGTACCGACATCAAGTCGGCGCTGTTCGATGCCGACGGCACCGCGCTCGGCCTCCGCCGCACTCCGACGCCGGTCGTCGACGGGGATCGCACCGAGGTGATCATCGAACGTCTCGGCGTGCTCGCGGCGGAACTGCGTGCGGCGCATCCCGACGTCGTGCCTCAGGCCGTCGGTCTCGTCGTGCCCGGCATCGTCGACGCGGAGGCCGGTCTCGGGGTGTTCGCCAGCAACCTCGGCTGGCACGATTCGCCGCTGCGCGAACTCGCGAGCGCGCGACTGGGTCTGCCGGTGGCTTTCGATCACGACGTGCGCGCGGCGAGCTGGGCCGAGCGCCTGCTCGGAGGGGCACGCGACTATGAGAATGCGGTGGTGCTTGTGATCGGCACCGGCATCGCAGGAGCGCTGCTCGTGGGCGGCGTGCCGTATACCGCGGGTGGATATGCGGGCGAGATCGGGCACTCGCCCGTCGCCGAAGGACCGATCTGCCCGTGCGGTGCGCGGGGCTGTCTGGAGGCCGTCGCCTCGGCCGGCGCCATCGCGCGCCGCTACCACGAGGCCACCGGGGTCGCCCCGAACGGCGCGAAAGACGTGATCGCCCGTGCGGCGGCCGGTGACCAGCCGGCGGCGGACATCTGGAACTCGGCGCTCGACGCGCTGGCGCTCTCGCTCGCGCAGCTGACGGCCGTGATCGCCCCCGAGGCCGTGGTGATCGGCGGAGGTCTGTCGCGCGCCGGTGGCGCGTTGTTCGACGAACTCCGCGAGCGCCTCGCCGCGCGACTGAGCTTCCACCGCCTGCCGGTGCTCGTCCCGGCGGAGCTCTCCGGCAACGCGGGTCTGCTCGGGGCGGCGCTGCGGGCGCGGGAGGTCGCATGA
- a CDS encoding aldo/keto reductase: MKAQMNAPQIILGTMDHGTRVDESTAFRLLDRFVEAGGHWLDTANCYSFWSDPSGLGGASERVLGAWMRANPGVRSAIGLATKVRQDPLVAHSWPESAEGLSADAIRAGLDGSLERLGVDHVDLLWAHAEDRSVDLAETVAGFGEAVAEGRATRIGAANHASWRVQQARELARRQGMAEWSALQLRHSLVQPRPGATVPEAGHKLLQPDDLDFARAEGLPLWCYTPLLMGGYTRADRPFSDGYAHPGTERVLLVLDEVARETGATPNQVVLAWLMSQGISPLVGASRVEQIDEAMGAREVTLSAHQLRRFADAR; the protein is encoded by the coding sequence ATGAAAGCACAGATGAACGCCCCCCAGATCATTCTCGGGACCATGGACCACGGCACTCGCGTGGACGAATCCACTGCATTCCGGCTTCTCGACCGCTTCGTCGAAGCCGGAGGGCACTGGCTCGACACCGCCAACTGCTACTCGTTCTGGAGTGACCCGAGCGGTCTGGGCGGTGCCAGCGAGCGGGTGCTCGGCGCCTGGATGCGGGCGAACCCCGGTGTGCGTTCTGCCATCGGCCTCGCCACCAAGGTCCGGCAGGACCCGCTGGTCGCTCACTCCTGGCCGGAGAGCGCGGAGGGACTCTCGGCGGACGCCATCAGGGCGGGACTCGACGGCAGCCTCGAGCGTCTCGGCGTCGATCATGTCGACCTGTTGTGGGCGCACGCGGAGGACCGGTCCGTCGATCTCGCCGAGACCGTCGCCGGCTTCGGAGAGGCAGTGGCCGAGGGCCGCGCCACCCGTATCGGCGCGGCCAACCACGCGTCCTGGCGGGTGCAGCAGGCGCGGGAACTCGCTCGCCGGCAGGGAATGGCCGAGTGGTCGGCGCTGCAGCTCCGGCACTCCCTCGTGCAGCCCCGTCCGGGCGCGACGGTCCCCGAAGCGGGCCACAAGCTCCTCCAGCCGGATGACCTCGACTTCGCGCGCGCAGAGGGGCTCCCGCTGTGGTGCTACACGCCCTTGCTGATGGGCGGATACACCCGAGCGGATCGCCCGTTCTCCGACGGCTACGCCCATCCGGGAACCGAGCGGGTGCTCCTGGTCCTCGACGAGGTCGCGCGCGAGACCGGAGCGACGCCGAACCAGGTCGTGCTCGCCTGGCTGATGAGTCAGGGGATCTCCCCGCTCGTCGGGGCGAGCAGGGTGGAGCAGATCGACGAGGCGATGGGAGCGCGAGAGGTCACACTGTCCGCGCACCAGCTGCGGCGATTCGCGGATGCCCGTTGA
- a CDS encoding extracellular solute-binding protein, translated as MKKSLRFGAVALAATATLTLASCGFGGSTGDSGDAGGSTTLDLLVPSYSDGTKANWETVIKGFEKANPDIKVKLEVQSWDNLEKVVSTKIQAGEAPDIYNGGPFAGFVGDELLYPVKDVVSDDVYSDFQESFLKNAEVDGTAYALPLIASARALFVNNALLDQAGVEAPTNWDELLDAATKVSALGGGVAGYGMPLGSEEAQAEAAVWLWGGGGSFGDASEITIDTPENLVGAEQIKKMIDAGATQADPGSTQRSPLMDIFIQGKIGMQVGLPPTVGQIAEGNPDLDYSIVPIPTKDGSPFTLGVMDQLMAFQNDDDKKEAITAFFDYYYSADVYVPWVQAEGFLPVTKSGAEQLSGEEALKPFLDVLPDAQFYPSTNAKWSAADGAFKSLFGQLQDQPAADVLKQIQAQVDAG; from the coding sequence ATGAAGAAGTCACTGCGATTCGGCGCTGTCGCTCTTGCGGCAACCGCCACACTCACGCTCGCTTCGTGCGGCTTCGGCGGTTCGACCGGCGACAGCGGCGACGCCGGAGGGTCGACCACACTCGACCTGCTGGTCCCCAGCTACTCCGACGGCACCAAGGCGAACTGGGAGACCGTCATCAAGGGGTTCGAGAAGGCCAACCCCGACATCAAGGTCAAGCTCGAGGTGCAGTCCTGGGACAACCTCGAGAAGGTCGTCTCCACCAAGATCCAGGCCGGCGAGGCGCCCGACATCTACAACGGCGGACCGTTCGCCGGATTCGTCGGCGACGAGCTCCTGTACCCGGTGAAGGACGTCGTCTCGGATGACGTCTACTCCGACTTCCAGGAGTCGTTCCTCAAGAACGCCGAGGTCGACGGCACGGCCTACGCGCTGCCGCTGATCGCGTCGGCTCGTGCACTGTTCGTCAACAACGCGCTGCTCGACCAGGCCGGCGTCGAAGCCCCGACCAACTGGGACGAGCTGCTGGATGCCGCCACCAAGGTGTCGGCGCTCGGCGGCGGAGTCGCCGGATACGGCATGCCGCTCGGCTCCGAAGAGGCCCAGGCCGAGGCTGCCGTGTGGCTGTGGGGCGGCGGCGGATCGTTCGGCGACGCATCCGAGATCACGATCGACACCCCCGAGAACCTCGTGGGCGCCGAGCAGATCAAGAAGATGATCGACGCCGGCGCGACGCAGGCCGACCCCGGATCGACGCAGCGGTCGCCGCTGATGGACATCTTCATCCAGGGCAAGATCGGCATGCAGGTGGGTCTGCCGCCGACGGTCGGACAGATCGCCGAGGGCAACCCCGACCTGGACTACTCCATCGTGCCGATCCCGACCAAGGACGGCTCGCCGTTCACGCTCGGCGTCATGGATCAGCTGATGGCGTTCCAGAACGATGACGACAAGAAGGAAGCCATCACCGCCTTCTTCGACTACTACTACTCGGCCGACGTGTACGTGCCGTGGGTGCAGGCCGAAGGCTTCCTCCCCGTCACCAAGTCCGGTGCCGAGCAGCTCTCCGGCGAGGAGGCCCTCAAGCCCTTCCTCGACGTGCTGCCCGACGCGCAGTTCTACCCGTCGACGAACGCCAAGTGGTCCGCCGCAGACGGTGCGTTCAAGTCCCTGTTCGGCCAGCTGCAGGATCAGCCTGCTGCTGACGTGCTGAAGCAGATCCAGGCGCAGGTCGACGCAGGCTGA
- a CDS encoding class II fructose-bisphosphate aldolase, giving the protein MTLVSARELVAAASAAGRGIGAFNVIHLETAEGLVRAAELAQLPVILQISQNCADYHGGLEPIALATLAVARRAQMPVAVHLDHAERPELVDEAIALGFGSVMFDGGALPYDDNVALTAAVAARAHAAGVYIEGELGEVGGKDGAHAPGVRTDPDEARAFVAATGVDALAVAVGSSHAMIDRTASLDLDLIARLRAALPVPLVLHGSSGVADDVIGQAVRAGMAKINVSTHLNGHFTRAVRAVLAEDERLVDSRKYLAPAREALALEAARLLRLFAGAEGDTVAG; this is encoded by the coding sequence GTGACCCTCGTCTCCGCCCGTGAACTCGTCGCCGCCGCATCCGCGGCCGGCCGGGGGATCGGGGCCTTCAACGTGATCCACCTCGAGACCGCCGAGGGACTCGTGCGGGCTGCCGAGCTCGCGCAGCTGCCGGTGATCCTGCAGATCTCCCAGAACTGCGCCGACTACCACGGCGGCCTGGAGCCGATCGCGCTCGCGACGCTCGCCGTGGCCCGCCGCGCGCAGATGCCGGTCGCAGTGCACCTCGACCACGCCGAGCGGCCGGAGCTGGTCGATGAGGCGATCGCCCTCGGGTTCGGATCTGTGATGTTCGACGGTGGCGCGTTGCCCTATGACGACAACGTCGCGCTCACCGCCGCGGTGGCGGCGCGTGCCCACGCTGCGGGCGTCTACATCGAGGGTGAACTCGGCGAGGTCGGCGGCAAGGACGGTGCGCACGCGCCAGGAGTGCGCACGGATCCGGACGAGGCGCGGGCTTTCGTCGCCGCGACCGGTGTCGACGCGCTCGCCGTGGCCGTCGGCTCTTCGCACGCCATGATCGACCGCACCGCCTCCCTCGACCTCGACCTGATCGCCCGACTCCGCGCGGCGCTGCCGGTGCCACTCGTGCTGCACGGCTCGTCTGGTGTGGCCGACGATGTGATCGGCCAGGCCGTGCGCGCCGGCATGGCCAAGATCAACGTGTCGACGCATCTGAACGGACACTTCACGCGCGCCGTCCGTGCAGTGCTCGCCGAGGACGAGCGACTGGTCGACTCCCGCAAGTACCTCGCCCCGGCGCGTGAGGCTCTGGCGCTGGAGGCCGCACGGCTGTTGCGGCTGTTCGCCGGCGCCGAGGGCGATACGGTGGCGGGATGA
- a CDS encoding SIS domain-containing protein translates to MTGSSPGAHMHEELTSQPETWAAAADLRDAQALLPASGARIAVVGCGTSWFMAQSYAALRETAGLGETDAFAASEAFVDRGYDAVVALTRSGTTTEVLELVERVKGRIPTIGVIGDPESPLVSLVDEAVLLPFADEKSVVQTRFATTALALFRASLGEDLTAAIADASAVLAAPADDELRDADQYTFLGRGWTTGLAHEAALKMRESSQSWTESYSSMEYRHGPIAIAAPGRVTWQFGAAPEGLRAQVEATGARFVEHPIDPLAELVRVHRVALDRALARGLDPDQPRNLTRSVILDA, encoded by the coding sequence ATGACTGGATCGTCGCCCGGCGCACACATGCATGAAGAGCTCACCTCGCAGCCCGAGACCTGGGCCGCGGCCGCGGATCTCCGCGACGCTCAGGCCCTCCTCCCGGCTTCCGGAGCCCGCATCGCGGTCGTCGGATGCGGCACCTCCTGGTTCATGGCGCAGTCCTACGCAGCGCTGCGTGAGACCGCCGGCCTGGGCGAGACCGATGCGTTCGCGGCATCCGAAGCGTTCGTCGACCGCGGATACGACGCCGTCGTCGCGCTCACCCGCTCGGGCACCACCACCGAGGTTCTCGAACTGGTCGAGCGCGTCAAGGGACGCATCCCCACCATCGGCGTGATCGGCGACCCGGAGTCGCCCCTCGTCTCACTGGTGGACGAGGCCGTGCTGCTGCCGTTCGCCGACGAGAAGTCGGTCGTGCAGACACGCTTCGCCACCACCGCGCTCGCGCTGTTCCGCGCCTCGCTCGGAGAGGACCTCACCGCCGCGATCGCCGATGCTTCGGCCGTGCTCGCCGCTCCGGCGGACGACGAGCTGCGCGACGCCGACCAGTACACGTTCCTCGGCCGCGGGTGGACCACCGGTCTCGCCCATGAGGCGGCGCTGAAGATGCGCGAGTCCTCGCAGTCGTGGACCGAGTCGTACTCCTCGATGGAGTACCGTCACGGTCCCATCGCGATCGCGGCGCCCGGTCGTGTGACCTGGCAGTTCGGCGCGGCTCCCGAGGGACTCCGGGCGCAGGTCGAGGCGACGGGGGCGCGATTCGTCGAGCACCCCATCGACCCGCTGGCCGAACTCGTGCGCGTGCACCGGGTCGCCCTCGACCGCGCTCTCGCGCGCGGACTGGACCCGGATCAGCCCCGCAACCTCACGCGATCCGTCATCCTGGACGCATGA
- a CDS encoding carbohydrate ABC transporter permease, whose product MTVTETELVTTAGRGGRSIPPLPGRKRRYTADQVSLPRVILRTAAGFLVLAIFVLPYVIMFFGSVKTKAQIRSVDPTYLPTEWHWENYFTMWSTPETPLPYNLISTIIIAVFATLLVLAVSLPAAYYTARFKFPGRMVFLFLVIVTQMLQPAVLTSGLFRQFTTLGLGDTWAAMIFINAAFNLSFAVWIMHSFFAGIPKEIDEAAQIDGAGRFTVLFKINLPLVWPGIVTAIVFTFVACWNEFAASLVILSTDKNQPLSVALTKFVGQYETSWQYVFGVSIVAILPVVILFMLIEKRLVGGLTAGSVK is encoded by the coding sequence GTGACCGTCACCGAGACAGAGCTCGTCACCACCGCAGGCCGCGGCGGCCGCAGCATCCCACCCCTGCCCGGACGCAAAAGGCGCTACACCGCCGATCAGGTTTCGCTGCCGCGGGTCATCCTGCGTACCGCCGCCGGATTCCTCGTACTCGCGATCTTCGTGCTGCCCTACGTGATCATGTTCTTCGGCTCCGTGAAGACGAAGGCGCAGATCCGCTCGGTCGACCCGACCTATCTCCCGACCGAGTGGCACTGGGAGAACTACTTCACGATGTGGTCGACCCCCGAGACGCCGCTGCCGTACAACCTGATCTCGACCATTATCATCGCGGTCTTCGCGACACTGCTCGTGCTCGCGGTCTCACTCCCCGCGGCGTACTACACGGCCCGCTTCAAGTTCCCCGGACGCATGGTCTTCCTGTTCCTGGTGATCGTGACGCAGATGCTGCAGCCGGCCGTGCTCACGTCCGGCCTGTTCCGCCAGTTCACGACTCTGGGCCTCGGAGACACCTGGGCGGCGATGATCTTCATCAACGCGGCGTTCAACCTGTCGTTCGCGGTGTGGATCATGCACTCCTTCTTCGCCGGCATCCCCAAGGAGATCGACGAAGCGGCGCAGATCGACGGCGCCGGTCGCTTCACGGTGCTGTTCAAGATCAACCTGCCGCTCGTGTGGCCCGGCATCGTGACCGCGATCGTGTTCACGTTCGTGGCCTGCTGGAACGAGTTCGCGGCGTCGCTCGTCATCCTCTCCACCGACAAGAACCAGCCGCTCTCGGTCGCCCTGACCAAGTTCGTGGGTCAGTATGAGACGAGCTGGCAGTACGTGTTCGGCGTATCGATCGTC
- a CDS encoding MerR family transcriptional regulator: MSGTLTPQATAERAGVTLDTLRYYEREGLIGPIARTAGGHRAYDDDDLFWIGLVTCLRDAGLGISELREFTSLLRSEGSARDRVAFLQEHRRELQERKRRIDLALGVLDDKIAHYREQSTNANPG; the protein is encoded by the coding sequence ATGTCAGGCACACTCACTCCGCAGGCGACCGCCGAACGCGCAGGCGTCACGCTCGACACGCTCCGCTACTACGAGAGAGAGGGATTGATCGGGCCGATCGCACGCACGGCCGGCGGGCATCGGGCGTACGACGACGACGATCTGTTCTGGATCGGACTGGTGACGTGCCTGCGGGACGCCGGACTGGGGATCTCCGAGTTGCGGGAGTTCACCTCCCTCCTCCGCAGTGAGGGGAGCGCCAGGGATCGCGTCGCGTTCCTCCAGGAGCATCGGCGGGAGCTGCAGGAGCGGAAGAGGCGCATCGACCTCGCGCTCGGCGTGCTGGACGACAAGATCGCGCACTACCGGGAGCAGTCGACCAACGCGAACCCCGGATGA